The sequence below is a genomic window from Microbacterium abyssi.
ACGGCTCAGAGGATCGGACCACACGAAATCGGGGTCCTGCGCCTCGCGTGCAGTGCGCTCCGCGGCAGCCGCCCATCGCGAGTTCTTCGTGTCCGGCATCCCGTCGGACTTGCCGGAGCCGAACTGCGACACGGCCTCGACTCCTGCGGAGACGAACACCTCGCCCTCGCCGGCCTTGATGGCGTGAAACGCCATCCGCGAGGTCTGCAAGGACGACGCGCAGTAGCGGTTGACCGTGGTTCCGGGTACCGAGTCCCAGCCCAGCTGCAGAGCCAGCATCCGGCCGATGTTGTATCCCTGCTGCCCGGCCGGCTGCGCGCAACCGACCATGAGATCGACGATCTCGTTCGGGTCGAGGCCGGGCACGGCGTCGATCGCGGCCTGCACCATCTGCGTGGCGAGGTCGTCGCCTCGCATGTCCTTCAGACTGCCCTTGAATGCGCGCCCGATGGGTGAGCGCACGGCAGAGACGATGACGGCTTCGGTCATGATGAGGTTCCTCCAGTGATGTCGATGCGGTCGGCCTGCTGCACGATGTCCGCGTTCGGGGTGTGGGTGAGAAATGCGGGCCATTCGCCCCCGCCGTCCACCGGCACTACGGCCCCGGTGACATGCGCCGAGAGCGGTGAGGCGAGCATGACGCAGACATTGCCGAGCTCGTGCGGTGACGCCAGCCGTCCACGCGGGATAGTGTTCGCGATCGCGGCATACTGCTCGGGCGTGCCGTAGTGGTCGACGGCGCTCTCCGTGTGGACCAGACCACTGCTGACGGCGTTCACTCGGATCTCGGGCGCCCACTCCACAGCGAGGCTGCGTGTGAGGCTCTCCAGAGCCGCCTTGGCCGCGCCGTAGACGGCGGTGCCGGGGCTCGGACGACGGGCACTGATCGAAGTGATGTTGATAACGCTTCCATTGACTGCACGCAGCGGCTCGAACGCCGCCCGAGTCGCCACGGCCGCGGACAGGAAATTGATCTCGGTGATCGCCTGGAAGTAGCGCGGCGACCCGACTTCGAAACGTCCGAACGGCGAGCCGCCGACATTGTTCACGAGCACGTCAAGGCGACCATGCCGCTCGGAGATGCCATCGATCCACGCCTCATTCTGAGCCGCATCGCGGACATCGACCGCACGGAAGACCGCAGTACGCCCGTCGCGCTCAGGCAGTACTTCCGGTTCACTGCGCCCGCAGAACTCGACGTCTGCGCCAGCCGCGAGGAACGCTTCGACCACTCCGCGTCCGACCCCGCGTCCACCGCCGGTGACCGCAACGACCTTGCCGGTGAAATCCATGACCAGACTCACATCGCCTCCTCCGTGCCGCGCTCCACTGCTCCGACCTGGCTACTCTACCAACCAAATGCTAGGTTTGTTGCATGAGTCACGATGAGGTCCCTCAGCTGCTCGCGCGCACCGTGGTGGTCACCGGCGGCGCCCTCGGTATCGGCGGCGGGATCAGCCGTCGCTTCGCCAGTGACGGCGATCACGTCGTCCTGGTCGACATCGACGAAGCCGCCGCCAACGCGACCGCAGCCGAGATCGAAGCGGATGGCGGTCGCTGTTCCGTACTGGTCGGTGACATCACTGCCGATGACACGGTCGCCGCTCTCGTCGCACTCGTCGAGAGCGAGCACGGCCACGCCGATGTGCTGGTCAACAACGTCGGTGATTTCCGACCCGCGAAGTCTTTCTTCGCGAAGAGTCCGCCAGAGCAGTGGCGGCGTCTGCACGAACTCAATCTGTGGCACGTGTTCGCCGTGACGCATGCGCTTCTGCCCGCGATGATCGCAGCCGGCGGTGGCAGCATCATCAACGTCTCCACCGTGGAGGCCTTCCGCGGCATCCCAGGCAGTGCTGTGTACTCGGCGTACAACGCCGGTGTCTCTGCGTTCACCAAGAGCCTCGCGGTCGAACTCGGCCCCTCGCGCGTCCGCGTGAACGCGATCGCCCCGGACCTCGCGGACACCCCGCAGACACCCGCCGAACTCATGCTCGCGGGGCGCGATCCCGCACTGTTGCGCTCCTGGCTCCCTGCCGGCAGGTTCGGCCAACCAGAGGACTTCTCGGGTGTCGTCGCGTTCCTCGCATCGAAGGATGCCGCCTTCATCACGGGTCACACCATCCCGGTGGACGGTGGAACACTCGCCGCGTCCGGCTGGTACGGAAAAGCAGCAGGTCGGGGATGGACGAACATGCCGGACCACGCATGAACCGTGCGGCCGAGCTCGCGGACCGACTCGAGATCCATGACCTCATCCTTCGGTACTGCTCCGCGGTGGACCGCGCCGATTACCCCGCCGTCCGTGCGGTCTATGCGCACGACGGGGTCGATCATCACACCGGCTTCTCTGGACCGGCGGACGACTACGTCGCCTGGCTCGCCGAGCGGACCGCCGACTTCGACGGCACGATGCACATCGTGGGAAACCACCGGGTCGAACTTCTAGGGAAGCACGCGTTCGCCGAAACCTACGGTACGGCCGTGCACTGGGGGCGACCACTGGACGACGAGTCACGCAACTTCACCAGCGGCTTCCGCTACCTGGATCATGTCCGTCGAGACGCAGACGGCTGGCGAATCGTGGCACGCACGGCCGTCCGCGAATGGACCAGGTCGGATGCCGGTCGCCTGCGCGAGCCCGAAGGCGATGGTCCGCGCGGTCGACGGGACGCCGGTGATCCAGCCACGCAGTTCCGTGAACGAGTGAGAGATGCCGCTGCGGCATCCAAAGCAGAGGAGACGGCATGACGGCAAGCATCGAACAGCGTCTGCAGGCGCTTGAGGACAAGCTCGAGATTATCGACCTGGAAGCGACGTATGCGCGCTCGTTCGACGAGCGAGACGGGGAGCGCTGGAGCTCGCTGTTCACCGAGAACGGCGTCTACCAGTCGCGACCCGTCGGCGATGCGCCATCGGCGACCTTCGTGCAAGGGCGCCTCGCACTGAGCCGTTTCTGCACCGAGGCAGTTTTCTCGGGCATCCACTTTCTGCATCTGCCGCAGCTGGTCTTCGACGGCGATAGAGCGACAGGTCGCATCCACCTCGAGTTCCACGGTGACTACGCTCGGGATGCCGGCGCCCCGCGCCTCGCCATGCACGGCTTCTACGATGTCGCGTACCGCCGCGTCGACGGGCGCTGGTTGATCGCCCATCGGGTGACGAGCGCCTTCAGCCGCGAGCAGTCCACAGTGCTCGGATATCCGACCGGGTCAGTGCTCCCTGCTGTCTGATGACATGCAGAACAATGCCCCCGCCGATCGATTCGGCGGGGGCATTCGTCTGTACGACCGGGCTGC
It includes:
- a CDS encoding SDR family oxidoreductase, which translates into the protein MSLVMDFTGKVVAVTGGGRGVGRGVVEAFLAAGADVEFCGRSEPEVLPERDGRTAVFRAVDVRDAAQNEAWIDGISERHGRLDVLVNNVGGSPFGRFEVGSPRYFQAITEINFLSAAVATRAAFEPLRAVNGSVINITSISARRPSPGTAVYGAAKAALESLTRSLAVEWAPEIRVNAVSSGLVHTESAVDHYGTPEQYAAIANTIPRGRLASPHELGNVCVMLASPLSAHVTGAVVPVDGGGEWPAFLTHTPNADIVQQADRIDITGGTSS
- a CDS encoding SDR family NAD(P)-dependent oxidoreductase, whose protein sequence is MSHDEVPQLLARTVVVTGGALGIGGGISRRFASDGDHVVLVDIDEAAANATAAEIEADGGRCSVLVGDITADDTVAALVALVESEHGHADVLVNNVGDFRPAKSFFAKSPPEQWRRLHELNLWHVFAVTHALLPAMIAAGGGSIINVSTVEAFRGIPGSAVYSAYNAGVSAFTKSLAVELGPSRVRVNAIAPDLADTPQTPAELMLAGRDPALLRSWLPAGRFGQPEDFSGVVAFLASKDAAFITGHTIPVDGGTLAASGWYGKAAGRGWTNMPDHA
- a CDS encoding nuclear transport factor 2 family protein, whose amino-acid sequence is MNRAAELADRLEIHDLILRYCSAVDRADYPAVRAVYAHDGVDHHTGFSGPADDYVAWLAERTADFDGTMHIVGNHRVELLGKHAFAETYGTAVHWGRPLDDESRNFTSGFRYLDHVRRDADGWRIVARTAVREWTRSDAGRLREPEGDGPRGRRDAGDPATQFRERVRDAAAASKAEETA
- a CDS encoding nuclear transport factor 2 family protein, encoding MTASIEQRLQALEDKLEIIDLEATYARSFDERDGERWSSLFTENGVYQSRPVGDAPSATFVQGRLALSRFCTEAVFSGIHFLHLPQLVFDGDRATGRIHLEFHGDYARDAGAPRLAMHGFYDVAYRRVDGRWLIAHRVTSAFSREQSTVLGYPTGSVLPAV